Below is a genomic region from Salvelinus fontinalis isolate EN_2023a chromosome 2, ASM2944872v1, whole genome shotgun sequence.
GTTGTGACATATAAAACAATTGAAGCCCCTTGTCTAGAACACACCAAACACTTCTATAAAGTGTATATTGAATGTAGATTATTTCAATATTTGGTGGCTTCATTGTTGGCTATATGGCTCACCTGAGTGAGGTCATGTTGGCCACCTGTGCGAGGAGCTTGGCGTCCGTGATGAGCTCCAGCTTGAGCAccaccagctggctgagggtGAAGAGGGCGGGGGGCAGGCGCGGCAGGGCCACCAGCTGCAGCAGGGGCCGTCCCTCTGGGTCGACCGTGGTCATGGAGCGCAGCCTATCGGCACCCCAGCGTCTCTCCAGGCTCTCCTCCAGCAGGCGTGTCTCGCTGACGGGTGACAGGAAGACGGAAAGGCGCTGGGCCAGCAGGGGGTCGTACTGGTCAGCCACGTGTAACAGGAATGCCAGATCATTACATAAGTCAGGGACATCCCTCATGGAGCCCAGCTCCCTCAGTTTGTTAAATGAGTATTGACACAGGGAGCTGAGGGGAGCACAACCACAAACAGAGCACTGTATAGTTAACAACAAAGGTACTAAGAGTGTAATATGCTGcagacagtggtggaaaaagtaccaaattgtcatactagagtaaaagtaaagataccttaatagaaaatgaatcaagtaaaagtgaaagtcacccagcaaaatactacttgagtaaagtagtagtctaaaagtatttggttttaaatatacttaagtatcaaaagtaaaagtataaataatttcagtctttacattaagcaaaccagacagcatgattttctagttttttaaatttacggatagccaggggcacactccaacactcagacttcATTTACTAATGAAGCATTTAgtctttagtgagtctgccagaccagatgcagtagggatgaccagggatgttcttttgaGAATTGCGTGAATTGGACTGTTTTCCTGTCATGcaaagcattcgaaatgtaacaagtacttttgcgTGTCAgttgtaaaaagtacattattttccttatgaatgtagtgaagtaaaagtaaaagttagtaaaaaaatagaaatagtaaagtaaagtaaactacttaagtagtactttaaagtatttttaattaAATACTTTATACCACTGGCTGCAGAGGAAAGCCAATTAAAATAGATTGGgaaaataaaatgcaaattacagTCACAACACTCATAAAAATGTTGGCACTAATCTGCTATCCAGACCTGTGGAGGATCCAGCTGAGGGTGTAGATGCTCATCAGGCCAAAGAGCCCCACCAGGCTGATGTAGGCCAGCAGCAACTTGTGGAGGACAGAGGCCAGGGCATGGGTACACTCAAAGGCACTGTAGCCAGTCAGGGCATGGGCCTGGGGCAGGTAGGTGTGGGTGAACGAGATGGAGCTCATCAGAGGAGTGGTGTAGCCCACTATCAGCACCACCAGCAGCAGCTTGAACACTGTCTGGGCCAAGTACACCTACAGAGACCAGAAAACAGGGATAGTGAATGTGAAGGTGTGGTATGGTAAACAGATACATCAAAAAATAGTTCAGACACATTCCGTAAATGACCCCTGACCTTGTAGATGACTTCAGAGTTCTCACAGTGGGAGCGGAAGCGGTGCACCCTCTCGAACAGTGCCCTGGCCTGCTCCCCGTCACTCCGGTCCAAACTGGCAACCCGCCATGAACCATCCAGCACCACAGGGGATTTTGAAGCCAGGACATGGGCCCgggacagagacatggaggacagggaggaggtccgggagagagtggaggggcagGGCGAGGGAGGGGTGGCAGTGGACACGCTATCAGATCTCACCAGCAGGGGGCTGTCTGTGCCCGAGTCTAGGCTGGACTGGCGGTTGCGGGATACGGAGAGTGAAGACAGGAGAGTAGGAGGAGGCATTTGGAGATCCTGGgggcctgtctcctcccctccctcctcctggcGGGCGGCATGGGAAAGGCCGCGGGAAGTCCAGGGAGACTCACAGCACTTGGCCAGGACGGTCAGGAAGTGCTCTATGCGGGCGGAGGTGAGGGGGAAGTGGAACCAGAAGCAACCGCTGGCCAATAGCACCAGGGACTGGAGTAGAGCCACATAGGGGAAGAAGCGGGAGTACCAGGGCAGGGCCTCGTGGTAGCACACCTGGCTAATGTAGACATACCGCTGGTAGTCCAGGTGGGTGTGTCTGCCCCTAGCAGGGGTCCAAGGGTTGGCTGGTAGGGGGGATGCTTTGGTGGGGGGCCTGTTAGGGGGGTGGGGTTGAGGTACGGCACCACTGCTGGAGGAGGGGTTCTGGTTAGTGGGGGTGGTAGTGAGGTCCAGGGGGAGACACACCACCCTGTCGCGAGATAGCAACAGGGTGCCTGACAACACAGATACCATGAGCATCAGCACCACCAGGTACTCCATGAATACCTCCCACCAGGGCTTCAGCAGCTTGGAGCTGCCCTGACGCTCACTCAGAGAGGCCAGCTCTGATAGGCTGAACATGGCTTATGCTGGGTGAAGGATTGACTAACAAAATGGTGGAATAGTGATTCTGCTGTCACCAACTCCAATGCTTATTGTGCCAGGATCCAGACCTGAAAGGAATCAGTTGCAGCCCTCCAGTGGGACCAGAcccaacatttaaaaaatactgGTGGAGGAGATTTGACTGTTGGGAAAGAGACAAAATAATCAGAAAAGGAAGTGAGAGGAAAAAGAGCACTTTATAGGAGACACACTATTTACAAGACTGGCCTGCAGTTAAATCCAGTACGTTCTCCCCCCAAACAACAAGTCTTGTGGTTTAGAACTGTTACAGAGAGCTTTGTTAAACCATATCCTGCTGAAAGATAATATGATTAAAAACTACTTGTGTAATATAGTTTAAGGTAATAGGGTAATCTGTGACATGTCGTTGACTGTAGATTTAACTGAATGAGAGGACGTTTCTGGCTCCTGGTTGTCTTCTTCatccccctgacacacactgccATATATTGGGCAGTAGTCTAGTCAGTATACCAGTGTGCCCTGGTTATGACAGGTAGGGTACGCTAGAGGAAAAGTGCACTACAGAATATTGGAAGTGTCGTTCGCATTGTGTTACACATTAATGTGAGTGTGACATTGGAATGCACTATTTTAGTAGCCAATATTTAGGCTAAGATTTGCATTTAAAGTTAATCCGTTATTAAATCAGATGCGTTAATTATTCTCAAGCGTTGTTAAATAACACAATGCAAAAATAATAAAACTTACCTGTAACCACAGCACGTTTGTCAGAAAGCTTTTTCTTTCACAAAAACGTTTTCTTGTCTGTATGCTGCTCAAACGGTGTCTAGAAAAACAACAGTGAATTGCGCGGTGCATCGCTCTGGGGTGACTAGTCCGGTGCAGTCCGGTTCTCTCAAGAATATAACTTAATAAAAAACTTTTTCTATTGCGGGCGGTGACTGGTGTTGAGAGTGGAGCGCTGCGGCAGTGGTGACAAACACGGGGTTTTGGCTCTTTAACGGTTGTTATGACGAAGTGAGATGTTGAGAAGAAATCTAATTATTTTCCGTAGCCAAAGCCTTTTATTGCAATAGAAGGCTCTGCCTGTATCCTAGGCCTACTCCCCCCCAAAAAGtattattacaaaaaaaaaaaaatgactacAAAAAAATACAGTGTCTTTTGTGCTTATTTATTTCACCCTGGCTGGCACATGTTCCCTCTTACAGTAGCTTATAGGCTTACAATTTGTATAATGAGACTCCAATAAACCAAAAAGATGAAGGCTACTGTTCAGCTGCCGGGGCCAGGGAGATGAAGCCTTAATGAGCTGTTTAGCTCGGCTAAATATAATTCAAATTACAATGCATCAAATTTCTTGTGAGATTTGTATAAATGTTACATGGTCCCTTTTAAATAAacgtaataaataaataaaatgaactcATGGGGTTACTTATTCGAACAATCAATGGACATTTGGAGACGAATGAGCGGGAGGACCGCTGTAAATCAAGGGTCAGTGCTATCCGGTATCCTTGGGACATACccaattgaagttgacatttaaaagggTTATGGTAAGTGTTAGgttgtggttaaggttagtgtagtggttaaggttagggttagggtttagggtagggattgCACTGCCCATCAATCAAGTAGTCCAGAGCGCGCAGAGAGACGATTATGACGTGCCCTGGGCTCCTTCTACGCAACAATGTAATTAACGGCGTAATTGCAGTTTTCAACACAGTGGCTCATTTGCAAAGTTTCACTTGCTCTTGTAGCATCTGATTTTACAGACTGCGAAAATTACTGTAGCCTATGATTGCAAGACTCCGGTAAGTAGAAGGCTATTTATTATATCTGAGATAAAATGCCTGGTTTTAGTCAGTAGGCCTATTTGTTTAAAAGTAGGCTAATTTGAAATCAATAAATAAATCTCTCTTGCCCCCCCACTCCCCCAGTCATGCCCAGGAGAAGCGCGAGGCTAGTAACCGGAGGGCACTATAACCAGTCCTCCGATAACGAgtcttcctccagcatctcctaCAGGGAGAGCCCCTTCAGGTGATTATGTGTATGAGTTAATCTTGCGTGTGATCTTTTTTGTATTGAACGGTAGTGTTAGAACAGTGTTAAAACTGTGTGTGTCCCTCTCAGGGTTTTTAATAAGAAGATAACTGGGGGACATAAGGATTCTTCCCGATCCAGTCAGGCCAGCAGCACTGTTAGTGCCACCAACTTCACCAATGAGCGAAACATCAATGCTGATGACATTGGTACTGCAGACATCACTTCCTGTCCTACCTAGTTGGTGTTCACATTGCCAACGTCTATTAGCCCCTTGTGTCGACTAGTCGCCTGGTCTGAGATCTGTTTGTTCTGTCCTTCCAACTCCTGTGGTCATTGTCACGCCATGGCAAtggccataggagttggcaagacaacacaaacagatctgggaccaggcctaCCCTCTAACCCCATTGCTTGGATTAGACATGTGTGTCAGTCTGAAATAATTGAATATGTATACACAATATATTGTATATGTCTAAAATACTCAACCTCCCTTATCTTTCTCTATCTGCCTTTCCCATCTCCCTCCCTATGTCAGACTTGGCTCCGACATTGAGGGCCACCCAGAGAAGGCAGACCTTCCTGTCTCCTCCTAGTGTGGCCCTGGAGCCCAGCCTGAGCTTCTCGAGCATGAGCTACAGCTCTGGCTACTGCTCTGACGAGCCACAAAGGCTTAGGACATGCTCCAGCAGGAGCTTCTCTAGTGGAATTGGTTCAAGAACCGGTGCTAGCTGCAGTGAGTgcaatgtgtttgtgtttgtgtacgAGAGACAAcattagagacagctggtctCTATGCTCGTAGTTTGTTTGTTAGCATTAGCTGAGCGTTAGCTTTGGCTCTATGTGTTTACCCTTGTAGCCCGTTCATGGTTGCCTTCCTGGTTGTCTTTCTGGTTTGCcatcctgctcttcctcctcccctttctTCTGACCTTCGGTGAGTGCTACATCACATTTACACATCTAAATGTCCTCCTAATCAACTAGATGTCCTCTGTGTAACTAGTACTACAATGTCTTCCCAGCCGTATTCCTGTTTTCGACTGTATTCCCCACCACGAACCTTAATCTGATGACCCGACCGACTCAACCTGACCCTCGACCTGATCTGACTCAAAAGACTACGGTAGGACCTGTTTTTCATCTGTCTAATACTGTACTTAGCCCTACTGTTTGTCTCATATCTATTATCTATGCCTTGATTGGGTGAATGCAGCATTGAAGTTATGAGCCTGATTGTCCAATAAATATTGTTGAATCTCTTTCTACAGCATGGAACTCCTATCATGAATTCTGCTTTTGAAATGCAAATGGACACTAtactggtgagagagagagagagagagagagaaagtgagagaaggggggagagagagagagagagagcatgctgAAAataggttggggtcaattccattttaattccatcACTTCAGGGAAGTACACTAAAATTCCAATTCCTAGTCTCTTATGCTTTTCAATtacaaacatttttatttaaattgGAGTTTGGTTCACTTTCTCAATTGActagaattgaaatggaattgacctcaaTGCTGATGGACATATTAATTTGGTTATCTGActtgttgcatgtgtgtgtcttgCAGAGAGAGATTGAAATTATGAAACAGAAAGAAAACCAGCAACGGGACATTTCCGAGGTGAGACGTGTCAATCTAACCCTTTAAATTGACATACCTTCAAAGTTTAAAAACACTGCCCAACGTTGTGTTTCGTCCAACATTCTTTAATTTAGGTGTCAATAATTGCCTCTCAGGAAGGAATGAAGACAATTTAATTGAATTAAGGTGTCTTCCCCTATAGATGTTACAAAAAATGACTAAGGACCTGAGGTGTATGAAGACCGAGATTGACGACATGAGAGTGAGGGTGGACAGGTGAGTGTGAGCCAGTCCTGAAACTTGCTCAGTGCCTTGCCTCTAGCTCCTAGCCCCTAGCTCCTACTCCTAAAAGTTatgttgtattctattctacaaGACAAACCTCTCccaaaatggaaaataaagttgtattgtattggtttgtattgtattgtctctAGTGCGGACTTTGAGAGTGTGAGCTTTGATCGTCGCCTGGATCAGGAAGCTACAGAGTTCAGCAAGCAGGTGGCTGATCTACAAGAACACCTACTCTTTACTAGAGGAAGAGTTAGGGCCCTGGAGGACGTCAGCGacacggtaacacacacacacacacacacacacacacacacacacacacacacacacacacacacacacacacacacacacacacacgcacaccctttATTTCCTAATGTATGATCTCTCTGTTTCGGTAGCTGCAGCATCAGGTGACCTCTATAAAGAACCAGCCTCCTCCCGCTCTGACACCAACCAACACACACCTGACCCCTGAGTTCAAAGAGGCCATGGGCAAATGGCTCAGAGATAGATTGGCCCAGGTAcaatggcttgcgaaagtattcaccccccttggcatttttcctattttgttgtcttCCAACCTGgagttaaaatagatttttgggggggttgtattatttgatttacataacatgcctaccactttgaagatgcaaaatattttttattgtgaaacagacaagaaattacacaaaaaaatgaaaacttgagcgtgcataactgttcaccccccccagagtcaatactttgtagggccaccttttgcagcaattccagctacaagtctcttggggtatgtctctataagcttacacatctagccactgggatttttgcccattcttcaaggcaaaactgctacaactccttcaagttggatgggttccgctggtgtacagcaatctttaagtcataccacagattctcaattggattgaggtctgggctttgactaggccattccaagatatttaaatgtttccccttaaaccactcaagtgttgctttagcagtataatTAGGTTAATTATCCTGCTGGAATGTGaatctccgtcccagtctcaaatctctggaagactgaaacaggtttccctcaacaattcccctgtatttagctccattcatcattccttaaattctaaccagtttcccagtccctgccaatgaaaacaatacccacagcatgatgctgccaccaccatgcttcactgtggggatgatgttctcggggtgatgagaggtgttgggtttgcaccaaaCATAGCGTTTTccatgatggccaaaaagctacatttttgtctaatttgaccttcttccatatgtttggggagtctcccacatgccttttggtgaacaccaaaatataattattttctttaagcaatggctttttttctgcccactcttccataaagcccagctctgtggagtgtgcggcttaaagtggtcctatggacagatactccaatctccgctgtggagctttgcagctccttcagggttatctttgatctctttgttgcctctctgattaatgccgtcCTAGCCTGGTCCAGGAGTTTTGGTGggaggccctctcttggcaggtttgttgtggtgccatattctttccatgttttaataatggattcAACGGTGCTCCGtgtgatgttcaaagtttcagatatttttttataacccagcccTGATATGTACTTCTCcaaaactttgtccctgacctgtttggatagctcattggtcttcatggtgctgcttgcttggtggtgccccttgcttagtggtgttgcaggctCTGGGGCCTTTCGGAACAGaggtatatatactgagatcatgtgacacttagattgcacacaggtggacttcatttaactaattatgtgacttctgaaggtaattggttgcaccagatcttatttaggggctttatagcaaagggggtgaatacatatgcacgcaccacttttcaattTTTAATTTGTTAAATTTGTTGAAATaagtaatttttttatttcacttcactaatttggactattttgtttatgtccattacatgaaatccaaataatattcaatttaaattacaggttgtaatgcaacaaaataggaaaaacaccaagggggatgaatacttttgcaaggcactgtagttgTTTAATTTTTTTGATATTTTGTATTATTTGCCCCAAAATGAACATGAATTGTgaaataattgtgtgtgtgtgtgtgtgtgtgtgtgtgtgtgtgtgtgtgtgtgtgtgtgtgtgtgtgtgtgtgtgtgtgtgtgtgtgtgtgtgtgtgtcaggatgaGAGACAGGATGTGAAACAGGTGGTGAAAGACTGCAGTCGTCCACTGGCTGACAAAATGCCCAACTTCGCCCTCGAGTCCCAAGGTTTGTGACATCAGCACCATTGTATACTGTATAAAACGTAAAATAAATCTGTTctcaagtattcccacacataatagagagacacatgatcgtatacaaatgtaagcaaggtttgaagtgATCATGTTTTTGTCAAATATTATTTCTGTTTGGAATTATTTTATGTTCCAGCCCCTCGATCATCCACTCATGAAAAAATCTGCTCACGGCTGAATCCAGTTCATGATCCCTGGTA
It encodes:
- the LOC129826282 gene encoding SUN domain-containing protein 2-like: MTRPTQPDPRPDLTQKTTHGTPIMNSAFEMQMDTILREIEIMKQKENQQRDISEMLQKMTKDLRCMKTEIDDMRVRVDSADFESVSFDRRLDQEATEFSKQVADLQEHLLFTRGRVRALEDVSDTLQHQVTSIKNQPPPALTPTNTHLTPEFKEAMGKWLRDRLAQDERQDVKQVVKDCSRPLADKMPNFALESQGGSIVTSRCSETYKTGSARVSFLGIPLWFPSESPRTVIQGQLVQPGKCWPFHGAQGSMTVALSHPVHVTHVTMEHISTAVSPTGHIDTAPKDFTVYGMTTDSEEGTLLGTFMFNRAGDPIQTFKLPNPNSVYRYVELRIISNWGHQDYTCLYRFRVHGKMPSA
- the LOC129826275 gene encoding volume-regulated anion channel subunit LRRC8D-like, encoding MFSLSELASLSERQGSSKLLKPWWEVFMEYLVVLMLMVSVLSGTLLLSRDRVVCLPLDLTTTPTNQNPSSSSGAVPQPHPPNRPPTKASPLPANPWTPARGRHTHLDYQRYVYISQVCYHEALPWYSRFFPYVALLQSLVLLASGCFWFHFPLTSARIEHFLTVLAKCCESPWTSRGLSHAARQEEGGEETGPQDLQMPPPTLLSSLSVSRNRQSSLDSGTDSPLLVRSDSVSTATPPSPCPSTLSRTSSLSSMSLSRAHVLASKSPVVLDGSWRVASLDRSDGEQARALFERVHRFRSHCENSEVIYKVYLAQTVFKLLLVVLIVGYTTPLMSSISFTHTYLPQAHALTGYSAFECTHALASVLHKLLLAYISLVGLFGLMSIYTLSWILHSSLCQYSFNKLRELGSMRDVPDLCNDLAFLLHVADQYDPLLAQRLSVFLSPVSETRLLEESLERRWGADRLRSMTTVDPEGRPLLQLVALPRLPPALFTLSQLVVLKLELITDAKLLAQVANMTSLRELHLYHCTAAMQPGSLVVLQERLEALHLTFTQAAEIPGWVYSLRGLQELHLSGRLGCEGGVGRGWALGSLRQLRHLRVLVLMGMLQRVPGELGEVAGSLVKLEIHNEGSRLLVLTGLRRVAGLTELQLQDCRLERLPSALLALTSLHTLDLQHNSLRTLEELLGLAHLHRLSCLRLAHNRVPALPASVGILRALELLDLGYNQLQSLPPALFNLPHLRRLLLAGNLLDELPAEVGALTFLTELDLSGNRLESLPPELFSRCLELRSLNVSHNSLGSLPPGLSNLSQLSRLDLRSNSLEELPMELGCCSGLHREGLLVEDWLLHALPRHVKEFLTQSGSHTGKSLESHSRPDSDSFPYFSATQWSFSSALESRI